A window from Fragaria vesca subsp. vesca linkage group LG5, FraVesHawaii_1.0, whole genome shotgun sequence encodes these proteins:
- the LOC101299589 gene encoding short-chain dehydrogenase TIC 32, chloroplastic-like, whose amino-acid sequence MKGTLKYLAGIAGPSGYGSKSTAEQVTQDYCCSSSAPSHRLTAIITGATSGIGAETARVLAKRGVRIVMPARDLAKAAKVKEGIERENPKAEVIIMEIDLSSLTSVDRFCSQFLALRLPLNILINNGGIYSKCLEYSEDKIEMTFATNYLGHHFLTEKLLEKMVETAAQTGIRGRIINVSSVIHSWVKRESFSFNQLLNPKNYNGTKAYAQSKLANILHVKELAKQLKARNARVTINAVHPGIVKTGIIRAHKGFITDSVFFIASKLLKTTSQGASTACYVALSPELEGVTGKYFADCNECECSNLANDESEAYKLWKQTRILIHRRLCQPPS is encoded by the exons ATGAAAGGAACACTAAAGTACTTGGCAGGAATTGCAGGGCCAAGTGGTTATGGCTCCAAATCAACTGCTGAACAAGTTACTCAAGATTATTGTTGTTCTTCATCAGCGCCTTCTCATCGTTTAACTGCGATAATTACTG GAGCAACTTCAGGGATTGGAGCTGAAACGGCGAGAGTATTGGCGAAGAGAGGGGTGAGGATTGTGATGCCGGCAAGAGACTTGGCGAAAGCGGCGAAAGTGAAGGAGGGAATCGAAAGGGAGAATCCAAAGGCTGAGGTTATAATAATGGAGATTGATCTCAGCTCCCTTACTTCTGTAGATAGATTCTGCTCCCAGTTCTTGGCTCTAAGATTACCCCTCAATATTCTCAT AAACAATGGAGGAATATATTCCAAATGTTTGGAGTATTCGGAGGACAAGATTGAGATGACGTTCGCTACAAATTACTTGG GCCATCATTTTTTGACAGAAAAGTTGCTGGAAAAAATGGTGGAAACGGCAGCTCAGACTGGCATCCGTGGAAGAATCATTAATGTTTCTTCTGTGATCCACAGCTGGGTGAAGCGGGAGAGTTTCAGCTTTAATCAATTGCTCAACCCAAAGAA TTACAATGGCACAAAAGCGTATGCACAATCCAAATTGGCCAACATACTGCACGTCAAGGAACTGGCCAAACAGCTTAAG GCTAGAAATGCAAGAGTAACCATCAATGCAGTACACCCCGGAATCGTGAAGACCGGAATTATTAGAGCTCACAAGGGCTTTATCACAG ATTCTGTGTTCTTCATAGCATCCAAGTTACTAAAAACAACATCTCAGGGTGCTTCGACTGCGTGCTATGTTGCTTTAAGCCCGGAATTAGAAGGCGTAACTGGAAAGTACTTTGCAGACTGTAATGAGTGCGAGTGCTCAAATCTAGCAAATGATGAATCTGAAGCATACAAGTTATGGAAGCAAACTCGTATTCTAATTCATAGACGACTATGTCAACCGCCGTCTTAA